A window of Mytilus edulis chromosome 10, xbMytEdul2.2, whole genome shotgun sequence contains these coding sequences:
- the LOC139492891 gene encoding uncharacterized protein — protein sequence MREEELEIKTEMQVSEAKVKVIEALEKSMREDQELEESLIKDEIVTKPKGLHVKYKLNPDVPEWVPKERKLDTTVKQKVLFGTDTNNNIETSKVNVHSYEQKSDINQLNTISIARELNKPKADITKFDSSPMEYKSFLRQFDARVVANTDSYDERHNSLLQFTIGEPHRIVSGFSHLDAKKGYETALEEFNDRYGYPDIIAHAYVKRALDWSVIKPDNAKALDDFSIFLRECLYAVENVEAARILEDSENLKHLVKKLPYYLHEKWRNIVYDTKGRKETVKFAQLDNFVKKEAKKAIDPIYGKEVLSGTILSGKKADSSPKASGKTFVPRHLNTEVTSRWLDR from the coding sequence ATGAGAGAAGAAGAACTTGAAATAAAGACAGAAATGCAAGTGAGTGAAGCCAAAGTAAAAGTCATAGAAGCTCTCGAAAAGAGCATGAGGGAGGATCAAGAGCTAGAAGAATCTCTCATTAAAGATGAAATTGTAACTAAACCCAAAGGTTTACATGTTAAATACAAATTGAATCCAGATGTACCTGAGTGGGTTCCGAAAGAGAGAAAACTAGACACGACAGTAAAACAAAAGGTATTGTTTGGTACGGATACAAATAACAACATTGAAACATCTAAAGTTAATGTTCATAGTTATGAACAAAAAAGTGACATAAACCAATTAAACACTATTTCGATAGCTCGTGAGTTAAACAAGCCTAAAGCAGACATTACAAAATTTGATAGTAGCCCCATGGAATATAAAAGTTTTTTGAGACAATTTGATGCTAGAGTAGTAGCAAATACTGATTCTTATGATGAAAGACATAACTCTTTATTACAATTTACTATTGGAGAGCCACATAGAATTGTGAGTGGATTTTCTCACTTAGATGCTAAGAAGGGTTATGAAACAGCTTTAGAAGAATTTAATGATCGTTATGGATATCCTGACATCATTGCTCATGCGTACGTCAAAAGAGCGTTGGATTGGTCAGTGATTAAACCAGACAATGCTAAAGCCTTGGATGACTTTTCGATATTTTTACGAGAATGTCTCTACGCTGTTGAGAATGTTGAAGCAGCAAGAATCCTAGAAGACTCTGAAAATCTAAAACACCTTGTAAAAAAATTGCCATACTACTTACATGAAAAATGGAGAAACATTGTCTATGATACAAAGGGAAGAAAGGAAACAGTTAAATTTGCGCAACTAGATAATTTCGTCAAGAAGGAAGCAAAGAAAGCGATTGACCCGATATATGGTAAAGAAGTGTTAAGCGGAACAATCTTAAGTGGTAAAAAGGCTGACAGTAGCCCAAAGGCATCAGGAAAAACTTTTGTCc